The Bradyrhizobium sp. LLZ17 genomic sequence CAGCGGGTCACGGTGATGGTCGACCAGGGCCAGACGAACCGGATTAGGATGGCCAATCGCGCGATCACCGAATACCGGGATTACGTGGAGGAACGTGACGATCTGATCCGCTCCGGCGGCTATCGTCGCGAGCGCCGCTGACCGCCAGGATCCGCTTCCGTCCGCGCCTCAGGCAATCGCTTCCTTCCGCGGGCGCGAATCCGTTCCGACTGTTGACAAAATACGGCATCGGAGCGATCGGACGCGCGGATTTTTGTAGTGATTGCAAGCCATCTTGTGACAGTATTATTACCACAGGATGTCAGGTTCATTACAGCGGAGCGGCTCGATGTTGCGGTGGCAGGCGCGGTCAAATCCCCTGGCGTGGTGGTGGGGGTCCCTGACGCTGGTCAGTACCGCCAACATCGTCGTCTGGTTCATGCTGTACCGCGAGTTTTATCCGACACCCGCAAGCAGCCTCGGCGGCGGCTCCAGCATCGGGCTGATGCTGCTGCTTTGTGCAGGCTATGTGTTCGGCTGCGCCTTCCGTTCGTTCCTGCCGCGCGCCGATGTGCAGCGCATCTGCCTGTTCGACACCTGGCTCTCCAGCGTGTTCGTCGGCCGTTCGGTCGCGACTGTGGCCGAGCTGTGCTTCGTCGCGCAATGGGCGATCATCCTGCACCAGCTCGGCACGATGACGGGCGCCGATACCGTCGTGAACATCGCATGGGTGATCGTACCCATCATCATCATCGCGGAGTGCTTCTCCTGGTACGCGGTGGTGACCACCAATTTTCTTTACAACGCGGTCGAGAACTCGCTGTGGGCGGTGACGTTCTTCATCGCAGGAATCGCGCTGTGCCGGCTGATGCCGGAATTCCAGGGACCGGTGCGCTGGGCGCTGATTGCCGGCATCATCGGCATCGCCTGCTTCCTCGCCTTCCTCGTCACCGTCGACGTGCCGATGTATCTGAGCCGCTGGCGGGCTGGCCATGCCGAGGGCAACACCTTCCTCGGCTTCCTCGAGGGGCTGCACGACGTCTCGACGCGGTGGGTCGTGACCCACGACATCGCGCACTGGAGGGGCGAGCTGACCTGGATGTTCCTGTATTTCACCGCCGCGGTGTGGTCGAGCCTCGCACTCTGCGCGCTCTACGCCATGGACGGCTATCTCACGCGCTATCTCGCCTGAGCATCAGGCCTCGCCGAGATCGATTAACCTGAGGCTTCGACCAGCGTCAGAACGTCAGCTGCACTTTCATCGATTGCGCGCGGTCGCTGGCGAGCTCGAAGGCGGCGACCGCGTGCTCGAACGGCATGGTCGCCGTGATCAGCGGCTTGACGTCGATCAGGCCTTCGCCCATCAGCCGCACGGCGAGCTCGAACTCGGGATCGAAGCGGAAGGTGCCGCGGAGCTGCAGCTCCTTGGCGACGATGGAATTGATCGGCAGCGTCATCTCGCCGCCGAGACCGAGCTGCACCAGCGTTGCACCGGGCCGCAGCACGTCGAGCGCGGTCCGCAGCGCGGCCTGGTTGCCGGAGGCTTCAAACAGGGTGTCGAACACGCCCTTGCCGGTGCGCCAGGGATCGAGTGCAGCGGCAACGCTCCCGACATTGATGGCGTGAGTGGCCCCGAGCTTCCGCGCAACCGCCAGCGGTGCGTCGGCGACATCGGTCACCACGATCTCGGCGGCGCCGCCGAAGCGGGAGACCAGGATCATCAGCGCGCCGATCGGGCCGCAGCCGGTGATCAGGACGCGCTTGCCGAGCAGGGGGCCAGCCTGCTTTCCGGCATGCAGGCAGACCGCGAGCGGCTCGGCGACAGCTGCTTCCGCCAGCGACAGCTTGTCCGCGATCGGCACGGCCTGCGTGGCATCGATCGTCAGAAATTCGCGAAAGCCACCCTGTACATGGGGAAAGCGCATCGCGCTGCCGAGGAAGCGCATGTCGAGGCACTGGTTGCGCATGCCCTCCCGGCAATGCAGGCACTGGCCGCACGGCTTGCTCGGATTGACCGCGACGCGTGTGCCGGCCTTCACGTTGGTGACGCCGTCCCCCACCGCTTCGACCACGCCGGCGATTTCATGGCCGAGCGCCATCGGCTGCTGGATGCGCACGACGCCAAAGCCGCCGTGATGATAGTAATGCAGGTCGGAGCCGCAGATACCGCCATTGGCAATCTTGACGCGGACCTCGCCAGGGCCTGGCGCCGGATCGGGGTAGCTGTCGATCCGCAGGTCTTTCGGTGCGTGGATGACGACGGCGCGCATGGGCTCGTTCCCTCGGAGTTTCGCGATCACATCGCGGCGATCATGCCGCCATCGACATAGATGATCTGGCCGTTGACGTAGGTGGAAGCGTCCGACGCGAGAAAGATCGCGGCGCCCACCAGCTCGTCCGGCCTGCCCCAGCGCTTTGACGGAATGCGGCCCATCAACCAATTGTTGAAGTCGGTGTTGTTGACGAGCGCCTCGTTCATGTCGGTCAGCATGTAGCCGGGGCCGATCGCGTTGGCCTGGATGCCGTGCTGGGCCCATTCCACCGCCATCGAGCGGGTGAGATTCTTGATGCCGCCCTTGGCCGCGGTGTAGGGCGCGATGGTAGGACGCGCCAGCTCGCTGCCGAGCGAGCCGATATTGATGATCTTGCCGCGCTTGCGCGGGATCATGCGCTTGGCCGCCTCGCGGCCGATCACGAAGGCACTGGTGAGATTGGTCTCGATCACCTTGCGCCACTCGTCGGTGGTGAACTCCACCAGCGGCTTGCGGTGCTGGATGCCGGCATTGTTGACGACGATGTCGATTGCAAGTCCGGTCTTGTCGAAGTTTTCGAAGGCGGCGAGGATGGCTGGCTCGTCAGTCACGTTGAAGGCGGCGCCTTCGGCCTGATGCCCGGCAGCGCGAAATTCGGCCACGGCCTGCTCGACCCGCTTGGGATCGACGCCGTTGATGATCAGTTTCGCACCGGCCTTGGCCATGCCCTCGGCGATGGCGCGGCCAAGCCCGCGGGAGGAGCCGGTCACGAGCGCGGTGCGGCCGGAAAGATCAAAGAGGGCAGTGCTCATCTCAAGAATCCTTAAGAGTTGGAGCGGCGCACGGTGAGATCGCTACGATCGAACACCGCGGGCAGCAGATCGACGCCAAGGCCGGGGCCTTCCATCGGGAAGACATAGCCGTCCTTGATCACAGGCATCGTGGTGACGAGCTCATTGTACCAGCCCTTGTAGAAGGCGCGCACCGATTCCTGGATCAGCGTATTGGGCTGGCTGAACGACATGTGGATCGCGGCGATGAAGCCGATCGGGCCGATGCAATCGTGCGGTGCAAAGGGCCGGTGATAGGTCTCGGCCATCGCGGCGATCTTGCGGCCTTCGGTGAGGCCGCCGGTCCAGCACAAATCGGCCATCACCACGTGCATGGCGTCGCGGTCGAGCATGTCCTTGTAGGGGAAGCGCGACCCCAGCGTTTCGCTGGCGCAGACCCAGACGTCGGTGGAGCGCGCATATTCGGCGAGCGCCTGCGGCGAGTTCATCCGGATCGGGTCTTCGTACCAGGTCGGCTTGTAGGGCTCGAGCGCGCGCGCGATCTGCTTTGCCGTCGGCAGATTCCAGAGCGAATGGAGCTCGACCATGATCTCCATCTTGTCGCCGACCGCTTTGCGGATCTTCTCGAACGGCTCGATTGCCTGCTTCATCTGAGCGGCGGTGATGTAGAGGCCCTTGTTTTCCTGCGCCGCCGGATCGAACGGCCAGATCTTCATGGCCGAGATGCCGCTTTCCAGCAGGCTTTCGGCCAGCGCATCGGCGCGGGTCATAAAGGCGTCAAGATCCTCGTAGGGGCCTTCGGAGGCACCGAGATTCCAGTTCGACACCGGGCTGATATTGGTGGAGCGGACATATTGGGTGCCGGCGCAGGTGTTGTAGATGCGCTGCTTGTCGCGGCAAAGGCCGCCGAGCATCTGGTGCACCGGCTGATTGCAGACTTTGCCGAACAGGTCCCACAGCGCGATGTCGATCGCCGAGGCAGCGCGGTATTCCACACCGGTGGAGGACTGCGCCATCGGCAGGTTCAGCATGTCGCGATGGATCGCCTCGATGTGCAGGGGATGGCGGCCGAGCAGGCGGCCCGCAAAGGTGTCGTGGATCTGCGCCTCGACTGCGCCGGCGCCATAGAAGGTCTCGCCGAGACCGATCATGCCCGTATCGGTGTGAACGCGGACCCAGATGACGTTGGAAAATTCCTCGGTGCGCAGGGTCTCGATCGACGTGATCTTCACCGCAACATCCTCCCATCGCCGGCGCGTTGCGCCCGTCTCGTTGTCATTGTGCGCCGCAATAGCTAGCGGGCCAGCAGACGTCTTACGCTCGCTTGTAATATATCACAACATGTTTTAAGGGTGTCACAAATA encodes the following:
- a CDS encoding mandelate racemase/muconate lactonizing enzyme family protein — its product is MKITSIETLRTEEFSNVIWVRVHTDTGMIGLGETFYGAGAVEAQIHDTFAGRLLGRHPLHIEAIHRDMLNLPMAQSSTGVEYRAASAIDIALWDLFGKVCNQPVHQMLGGLCRDKQRIYNTCAGTQYVRSTNISPVSNWNLGASEGPYEDLDAFMTRADALAESLLESGISAMKIWPFDPAAQENKGLYITAAQMKQAIEPFEKIRKAVGDKMEIMVELHSLWNLPTAKQIARALEPYKPTWYEDPIRMNSPQALAEYARSTDVWVCASETLGSRFPYKDMLDRDAMHVVMADLCWTGGLTEGRKIAAMAETYHRPFAPHDCIGPIGFIAAIHMSFSQPNTLIQESVRAFYKGWYNELVTTMPVIKDGYVFPMEGPGLGVDLLPAVFDRSDLTVRRSNS
- a CDS encoding SDR family oxidoreductase; the encoded protein is MSTALFDLSGRTALVTGSSRGLGRAIAEGMAKAGAKLIINGVDPKRVEQAVAEFRAAGHQAEGAAFNVTDEPAILAAFENFDKTGLAIDIVVNNAGIQHRKPLVEFTTDEWRKVIETNLTSAFVIGREAAKRMIPRKRGKIINIGSLGSELARPTIAPYTAAKGGIKNLTRSMAVEWAQHGIQANAIGPGYMLTDMNEALVNNTDFNNWLMGRIPSKRWGRPDELVGAAIFLASDASTYVNGQIIYVDGGMIAAM
- a CDS encoding L-idonate 5-dehydrogenase — protein: MRAVVIHAPKDLRIDSYPDPAPGPGEVRVKIANGGICGSDLHYYHHGGFGVVRIQQPMALGHEIAGVVEAVGDGVTNVKAGTRVAVNPSKPCGQCLHCREGMRNQCLDMRFLGSAMRFPHVQGGFREFLTIDATQAVPIADKLSLAEAAVAEPLAVCLHAGKQAGPLLGKRVLITGCGPIGALMILVSRFGGAAEIVVTDVADAPLAVARKLGATHAINVGSVAAALDPWRTGKGVFDTLFEASGNQAALRTALDVLRPGATLVQLGLGGEMTLPINSIVAKELQLRGTFRFDPEFELAVRLMGEGLIDVKPLITATMPFEHAVAAFELASDRAQSMKVQLTF